The following are encoded in a window of Nibricoccus aquaticus genomic DNA:
- the sppA gene encoding signal peptide peptidase SppA, protein MKNFFASMLGTVVGLMICAAGGAILVIGLFVALAAAGSSKPVVAVEKGAYLVLDLAVNITDAPPQVDGAALIAAAMGEQERKVWQLRQLTRALRAAAKDDRIAGALLLGQFEPDGYGTGYAALKEARAALADFKAAKKPVIAYLEYATIREIYFTSIADELVVDPYGMLLLPGLASEPMYLAGAFEKFGVGVQVTRVGKYKSAIEPFIRRDMSPESREQMQKLLDDVWGDLRGDIASARGLTAEKLQSIVDKEGLILPQSAVSSGFATRLSYRDEVIDDLKARTGRKGSKQSFKQISLVDYAATLGDDKPEMAVVEKKNPAGSREGHVAVIYAEGAIVDGDGKHGEVGGAAFARELRKLRQDEDVKAIVLRVNSPGGSATASEHIQRELRLAKQDKPVVVSMGAYAASGGYWISAYSDRIYAEPTTITGSIGVFGVQFDIEKLAGNLGVTFDRVKTGRFADAVTISRPKTPEELAIVQRMVDWIYDEFVRKVSEARNLPRERVQEIAQGRVWSGAEALKLGLVDELGGMDAAIAFAAEKAGLAPGFTVVEFPKKKGFEELIAEALEGIKPASSRASGMLGKVVEQFESELRVMNQFNDPRGIYARLPLEMMVK, encoded by the coding sequence ATGAAAAATTTTTTCGCCTCGATGCTGGGGACTGTCGTCGGATTGATGATTTGCGCGGCGGGTGGAGCGATTCTCGTGATCGGACTTTTTGTGGCGCTCGCCGCAGCGGGCAGTTCCAAGCCAGTCGTGGCGGTCGAGAAAGGTGCCTATCTCGTGCTCGATCTTGCAGTGAATATCACGGATGCGCCGCCGCAGGTGGACGGTGCGGCGCTGATCGCGGCGGCCATGGGCGAGCAGGAGCGGAAAGTCTGGCAGCTGCGGCAGCTCACGCGGGCGCTGCGGGCGGCGGCGAAGGATGATCGTATCGCGGGAGCGTTATTGCTGGGGCAGTTCGAGCCGGACGGGTACGGGACCGGATACGCGGCGTTGAAAGAGGCGCGTGCGGCGCTGGCTGATTTCAAGGCAGCGAAGAAGCCGGTGATCGCGTATCTGGAGTATGCGACGATTCGCGAAATCTATTTCACCTCGATCGCAGATGAACTGGTGGTCGATCCGTACGGGATGCTGCTCCTGCCGGGGCTCGCGTCAGAGCCGATGTATCTGGCGGGGGCATTTGAGAAATTTGGTGTCGGCGTGCAGGTCACGCGCGTCGGCAAATACAAGTCGGCCATCGAGCCGTTTATCCGGCGCGATATGAGCCCGGAGAGCCGCGAGCAGATGCAGAAACTCCTCGACGATGTGTGGGGCGATCTGCGCGGCGACATTGCCAGCGCGCGTGGACTCACAGCGGAAAAACTTCAGAGCATCGTGGATAAAGAAGGGCTGATCCTCCCACAGTCGGCGGTGAGCAGCGGGTTCGCGACGCGGCTTAGTTATCGCGACGAAGTCATCGACGACTTGAAGGCGCGCACCGGTCGCAAGGGCTCGAAGCAGTCGTTCAAGCAAATCTCGCTGGTCGATTATGCGGCGACGCTTGGCGACGATAAGCCGGAGATGGCTGTGGTTGAAAAAAAGAACCCAGCGGGATCACGCGAGGGGCACGTAGCGGTTATCTATGCCGAAGGAGCGATCGTCGATGGCGACGGAAAGCACGGCGAAGTGGGTGGAGCGGCGTTTGCGCGCGAACTGAGAAAGCTGCGCCAGGACGAGGATGTGAAGGCAATCGTGCTTCGCGTGAACAGCCCGGGCGGATCGGCGACGGCATCGGAGCACATCCAGCGCGAGCTGCGGCTGGCGAAGCAGGACAAGCCGGTGGTTGTCTCGATGGGCGCTTACGCGGCCTCGGGTGGGTACTGGATTTCCGCTTACAGCGATCGAATCTATGCGGAGCCGACGACGATCACGGGGTCCATCGGTGTGTTCGGCGTGCAGTTCGACATCGAGAAGCTCGCGGGGAATCTGGGCGTGACCTTCGACCGTGTGAAAACGGGACGCTTTGCCGATGCGGTGACTATCTCGCGGCCGAAGACGCCGGAGGAACTGGCGATTGTTCAACGCATGGTGGACTGGATCTACGACGAGTTCGTGCGCAAAGTTTCCGAGGCGCGCAACCTGCCGCGTGAACGTGTGCAGGAAATCGCGCAGGGTCGTGTGTGGTCGGGAGCGGAGGCGCTGAAGCTCGGGCTGGTGGACGAACTTGGCGGGATGGATGCCGCGATCGCGTTCGCGGCGGAGAAGGCAGGGCTCGCGCCGGGATTCACTGTCGTGGAGTTCCCCAAGAAAAAGGGTTTCGAGGAGCTGATCGCGGAAGCACTCGAAGGCATCAAGCCGGCGAGTTCGCGGGCGTCGGGCATGCTGGGCAAAGTGGTGGAGCAGTTTGAAAGCGAGCTGCGCGTCATGAATCAGTTCAACGATCCGCGCGGTATCTACGCGCGACTTCCTCTCGAAATGATGGTTAAGTAA
- a CDS encoding nicotinate-nucleotide adenylyltransferase encodes MDAPSEQKELLTTNRKALTVNLDEAKYGTFAEIGAGQEVARVFFQAGGAAGTIAKSISAYDMTFSDAIYGKSPRYVSQDRLALMLDREYSLLTERLSAQRGEKTTFFVFADTVSARNFKGTNECHGWMGIRFQTEPGGPTSDAVVHVRMWDKENVLQQQALGIVGTNLIYGAFYYRDNPAKFIQSLADNLGSGRIEVDMVKFTGPAFNGVDNRLLSLHLVQYGLTNAVMFGTGGEVLQPSEILYKKAILVERGSFRPVTHVNVDMLNCACAQFVQEPLVKGKDVIVLMEITMNNLLMGGDLDAQDFLSRVDLLADIGFTVLISNYSEYYRLTSYFRRYTKEMIGVAMGINNLLEVFNEKYYDNLEGGILESFGRLFRNSVKLYIYPMQQAAYDRYIATTTGAAAPNSAGNHAFSNAVLINAKNLQVSDHLRNLYAHLLENHYIDCIVGYDLNILSIFSRDVLHRIKAGDLTWERMVPEPVVEAIKKRHLFGYGAQTQPAPAAAGTPVLAS; translated from the coding sequence ATGGACGCTCCCAGCGAACAGAAGGAACTCCTCACAACCAACCGCAAGGCCCTCACCGTCAATCTCGACGAAGCCAAGTACGGCACCTTCGCCGAAATCGGCGCCGGCCAGGAGGTCGCCCGCGTGTTTTTCCAAGCCGGCGGCGCGGCCGGCACGATCGCGAAATCGATCTCCGCCTACGACATGACTTTCAGCGACGCCATCTACGGCAAGTCGCCCCGCTACGTTTCCCAGGACCGCCTCGCGCTCATGCTCGACCGCGAATACTCGCTCCTCACCGAGCGCCTCTCCGCCCAACGCGGCGAGAAAACCACCTTCTTCGTTTTCGCTGACACCGTCTCAGCCAGAAACTTCAAGGGCACCAACGAGTGCCACGGCTGGATGGGCATCCGCTTCCAGACCGAGCCCGGCGGCCCCACAAGCGATGCCGTCGTGCACGTGCGCATGTGGGACAAAGAAAACGTCCTTCAACAGCAAGCGCTCGGCATCGTCGGCACCAACCTCATTTACGGAGCGTTCTACTATCGCGATAACCCGGCCAAGTTCATCCAGTCCCTCGCGGACAACCTTGGCTCCGGGCGCATCGAGGTGGATATGGTCAAATTCACCGGTCCGGCCTTTAACGGTGTCGATAACCGCCTCCTCTCACTCCATCTAGTTCAGTACGGCCTCACCAACGCCGTCATGTTCGGCACCGGCGGCGAGGTTCTCCAGCCCTCCGAGATCCTCTACAAAAAAGCCATCCTCGTTGAGCGCGGCAGCTTCCGTCCTGTCACCCATGTCAACGTCGACATGCTCAACTGTGCCTGTGCGCAGTTCGTCCAAGAGCCGCTCGTCAAAGGCAAGGACGTCATCGTGCTCATGGAAATCACCATGAACAATCTCCTCATGGGCGGCGACCTCGACGCGCAGGATTTCCTCTCCCGCGTCGATCTCCTCGCCGACATCGGGTTCACCGTCCTCATCTCTAATTACTCCGAATATTACCGCCTCACCTCGTACTTCCGACGTTACACGAAAGAGATGATCGGCGTCGCCATGGGCATCAACAACCTCCTCGAAGTCTTTAACGAGAAGTACTACGACAACCTCGAAGGCGGAATCCTCGAATCCTTCGGCCGCCTCTTTCGCAACTCGGTCAAACTCTACATCTACCCGATGCAGCAGGCCGCCTACGACCGCTATATCGCCACCACCACCGGCGCCGCAGCTCCGAACAGCGCCGGCAATCACGCCTTCTCTAACGCCGTCCTCATCAACGCCAAAAACCTCCAGGTCTCCGACCACCTGCGCAACCTCTACGCCCACTTGCTCGAAAATCACTACATCGACTGCATCGTCGGCTACGACCTGAACATCCTGAGCATCTTCTCCCGCGACGTCCTTCACCGCATCAAAGCCGGCGACCTCACGTGGGAGCGCATGGTCCCCGAGCCCGTCGTCGAAGCCATCAAGAAACGCCACCTCTTCGGCTACGGTGCCCAAACCCAACCCGCCCCAGCCGCCGCCGGAACCCCGGTTCTTGCCAGCTAA
- a CDS encoding C1 family peptidase: protein MLRPSLALRSLCLLLTLPTLFAQQPEPAAEPGTGLIFDLPSYRGTPYKATLTAESYASAPRKASLEQYCPTPGNQGQYGTCVAFAVAYHARTVLYGAQHGITDKTQLNASVFSPTFIYEQIKEAGDASCQKGTNPINALELMKTSGIARIATVPYQCGAPITSNALLEAVDYTINDYQILFMPDVTDYDTRVNTVRKSLAEGYPVVHCFTVVKSFYKAPRIWRSLPTDGGAEGQHGRHAMLIVGYDDDLDGGCFRVLNSWGPTWADGGYVWIPYTEFVKYSLGAIQVYGPRGSSGHQPAPGVTPGKSAIKTADYQLSGRLNFRLRDGTAMNAHRIVSNDSTLSAYKMDQSYSSGTRFRFFVTTNTEAYIYAFATDTTGKVNKILPFEDGMSPLVGPNSTIAFPSEKKVVRMDEQKGTDYLLVLYTDRPLNVKQVHEKLNAASGPLLSRLRSALGTRIVDPAVVKYSANDIAFDVERVAPGGIVPLMVEITHD from the coding sequence ATGCTTCGTCCGTCGCTCGCCCTGCGTTCGCTATGCCTGCTCCTCACGCTCCCCACGCTCTTCGCTCAGCAGCCTGAGCCCGCCGCCGAGCCCGGCACAGGACTGATCTTCGATCTCCCGTCGTATCGGGGAACCCCGTACAAGGCCACGCTCACCGCCGAGAGCTACGCGTCCGCTCCGCGCAAAGCGTCGCTCGAACAATACTGCCCCACGCCCGGCAATCAGGGCCAGTACGGCACCTGCGTCGCCTTCGCCGTCGCCTATCACGCCCGCACCGTTCTCTACGGCGCGCAGCATGGCATCACCGACAAAACCCAGCTCAACGCCTCAGTCTTTTCCCCCACGTTCATCTACGAGCAAATCAAAGAGGCCGGTGACGCGTCCTGCCAGAAGGGCACGAATCCCATCAACGCGCTGGAGCTCATGAAGACCAGCGGCATCGCCCGCATCGCCACCGTTCCTTATCAATGCGGCGCGCCCATCACGAGCAACGCCCTCCTCGAAGCCGTCGATTACACGATCAACGACTACCAGATCCTCTTCATGCCCGACGTCACGGACTACGACACGCGCGTGAACACCGTCCGCAAATCCCTCGCCGAGGGTTATCCCGTCGTCCACTGCTTCACCGTCGTCAAAAGCTTCTACAAGGCCCCGCGCATCTGGCGCTCTCTGCCGACCGACGGCGGCGCCGAAGGCCAGCACGGTCGACACGCGATGCTCATCGTCGGCTACGACGACGACCTCGACGGCGGCTGTTTCCGCGTACTCAACAGTTGGGGACCGACCTGGGCCGACGGCGGCTACGTCTGGATTCCGTACACCGAGTTCGTGAAATACTCGCTCGGTGCGATTCAAGTTTACGGCCCTCGCGGCTCCTCCGGCCACCAGCCCGCTCCCGGAGTTACTCCCGGCAAAAGCGCCATCAAGACAGCCGACTACCAGCTCAGCGGCCGCCTCAATTTCCGCCTGCGCGACGGCACCGCGATGAACGCGCACCGCATCGTCAGCAACGACTCTACGCTGAGCGCCTACAAAATGGACCAGTCGTACTCCTCCGGCACGCGCTTCCGTTTCTTCGTCACGACCAACACCGAAGCTTACATCTACGCCTTCGCGACCGACACCACCGGCAAGGTGAACAAGATCCTCCCCTTCGAAGACGGCATGTCCCCGCTGGTCGGCCCCAACAGCACGATCGCGTTTCCCTCCGAGAAAAAAGTCGTCCGCATGGATGAGCAAAAAGGCACCGACTACCTGCTCGTTCTCTACACCGATCGCCCGCTCAACGTGAAACAGGTCCACGAAAAACTTAACGCCGCTTCCGGCCCGTTGCTCTCCCGTCTGCGCAGCGCCTTGGGCACGCGCATCGTCGATCCCGCCGTCGTGAAATACTCCGCCAACGACATCGCCTTCGACGTCGAACGCGTCGCCCCCGGCGGCATCGTCCCGCTCATGGTCGAGATCACCCACGACTAA
- the pnp gene encoding polyribonucleotide nucleotidyltransferase, protein MNQKYSVQVPELGITFSTGSIAALANGAVNVAVGETNVFVTACVAQTMKPGQDFFPLTVDYREKYAAAGRFPGGYFKREGRPSEKEILTSRLCDRPCRPLFPEGFLNEVQIIGQLMSADQLNEADIPMVNGASAALAISDIPWAGPIAAVRVAEIDGQFLANPTIEQMYSSSLDLIYVGNEKDMLMIEGSADQIPEDRFIEALAFGHQAIQPIIRAIKELVALCGKPKSTFALVGATPEARAIIERVVPAERLASAIFGFEKQVRSNNVKALKTEAKTALLAELGEGKFTDVDLNVVFEDLQYKAYRQTVLARGVRADGRSATALRPISSEVGVLPRVHGSAIFQRGDTQSIVLTTLGPTKEAQDLDALTGGAKSKSFILHYNFPPFSVGETGRFGSPGRREVGHGALAERSLVPILPPEDVFPYSIRVVSEIMSSNGSTSMASICGGCLSLMDAGVPIIAPVAGISCGLMTEMASDGSITKWTTITDILGEEDHFGDMDFKLAGTTKGITGFQLDLKINGLPFEIAKTAIHQAREARVEILRTMIAAIPAPRNDLSKYAPRIQTIQIDPEKIGLLIGPGGKTIRRITETTGAQIDIADDDSGKIFIYSNNGEAMARAIKEIDSLCGGGSGGGGGGTPIEVGKLYRGVVKGTKEFGAFVECTPGKEGLVHISELADFRVRRTEDVCKVGDEMWVKCIGIDEKTGKVRLSRKAALKEMEAQKQQGDQPAAEAAPTA, encoded by the coding sequence ATGAATCAGAAATACTCCGTCCAAGTTCCCGAACTCGGGATCACCTTCTCAACCGGCTCCATCGCCGCCCTCGCCAACGGCGCGGTCAACGTCGCCGTCGGTGAGACCAACGTCTTTGTCACCGCCTGCGTCGCGCAGACGATGAAACCCGGCCAGGACTTCTTCCCGCTCACCGTCGATTACCGCGAAAAATACGCTGCCGCCGGCCGTTTCCCCGGTGGTTATTTCAAACGCGAAGGCCGTCCTTCCGAAAAAGAAATCCTCACGTCCCGCCTCTGCGACCGTCCCTGCCGTCCGCTCTTCCCCGAGGGTTTCCTCAATGAAGTGCAGATCATCGGCCAGCTCATGTCGGCCGACCAGCTCAACGAAGCCGACATCCCAATGGTCAACGGCGCCAGCGCCGCCCTCGCCATCTCCGACATTCCCTGGGCCGGTCCCATCGCCGCCGTCCGCGTCGCCGAGATCGACGGCCAGTTCCTCGCCAACCCGACCATCGAGCAGATGTATTCGTCTTCTCTCGACCTGATCTACGTCGGTAACGAGAAGGACATGCTCATGATCGAAGGCTCTGCGGACCAGATCCCGGAAGATCGCTTCATCGAAGCCCTCGCCTTCGGCCACCAGGCCATCCAGCCCATCATCCGCGCCATCAAAGAGCTCGTCGCTCTCTGCGGTAAACCGAAGTCCACCTTCGCCCTCGTCGGTGCCACGCCCGAAGCCCGCGCCATCATCGAGCGCGTCGTCCCCGCTGAGCGCCTCGCCTCCGCGATCTTCGGCTTCGAAAAACAAGTCCGCTCCAACAACGTCAAAGCCCTCAAGACCGAGGCCAAGACCGCCCTCCTCGCCGAACTCGGCGAAGGCAAGTTCACCGATGTCGACCTCAACGTCGTCTTCGAAGACCTCCAGTACAAAGCCTACCGCCAGACCGTCCTCGCTCGCGGCGTTCGCGCCGATGGTCGCAGCGCCACCGCGCTCCGCCCCATCTCCTCCGAAGTCGGCGTCCTCCCACGCGTCCACGGCTCCGCGATCTTCCAACGCGGCGACACCCAGAGCATCGTCCTCACGACCCTCGGGCCAACCAAGGAAGCGCAAGATCTCGACGCCCTCACCGGCGGCGCGAAGTCGAAGTCCTTCATTCTCCACTACAACTTCCCGCCATTCTCCGTCGGCGAAACCGGCCGCTTCGGCTCCCCCGGCCGCCGCGAAGTCGGTCACGGCGCTCTCGCTGAACGCTCGCTCGTTCCGATTCTCCCGCCCGAGGACGTCTTCCCCTACTCGATTCGCGTCGTCTCCGAGATCATGTCGTCCAACGGCTCGACCTCCATGGCCTCGATCTGCGGCGGCTGCTTGTCCCTCATGGACGCCGGCGTGCCGATCATCGCTCCCGTCGCTGGCATCAGCTGCGGTCTGATGACCGAAATGGCTTCCGATGGTAGCATCACGAAGTGGACCACCATCACCGACATCCTCGGTGAAGAAGATCACTTCGGCGACATGGACTTCAAACTCGCCGGCACCACCAAGGGCATCACCGGCTTCCAGCTGGATCTGAAGATCAACGGTCTCCCTTTCGAGATCGCCAAGACCGCGATTCACCAAGCCCGCGAAGCCCGCGTGGAAATTCTCCGCACGATGATCGCCGCGATTCCCGCGCCGCGTAACGACCTCTCCAAGTACGCCCCACGTATCCAAACGATCCAGATCGATCCCGAAAAGATCGGCCTCCTCATCGGACCTGGCGGCAAGACGATCCGTCGCATCACCGAGACGACCGGCGCGCAGATCGACATCGCCGACGACGATTCCGGCAAGATCTTCATCTACTCGAACAACGGCGAAGCCATGGCCCGCGCCATCAAGGAAATCGATTCCCTCTGCGGCGGCGGTTCTGGCGGCGGCGGTGGCGGCACCCCGATCGAAGTCGGCAAGCTCTACCGCGGTGTCGTCAAAGGCACCAAAGAGTTCGGCGCTTTCGTCGAATGCACGCCCGGCAAGGAAGGCCTCGTCCACATCAGCGAGCTCGCGGACTTCCGCGTGCGCCGCACCGAAGACGTCTGCAAAGTCGGCGACGAAATGTGGGTCAAGTGCATCGGCATCGACGAGAAGACAGGCAAGGTCCGCCTCTCGCGCAAAGCCGCCCTCAAGGAAATGGAAGCGCAGAAGCAGCAGGGCGACCAGCCCGCCGCCGAAGCCGCTCCCACGGCCTGA
- the rpsO gene encoding 30S ribosomal protein S15: MSTVAKPEIIAEYKTHDKDTGSSEVQIALLTARINHLTEHLRTHRKDFHSRRGLLQMASRRRKLLDYLKRNNLPKYSEILQKLSLRK; encoded by the coding sequence ATGTCTACCGTAGCAAAACCCGAAATCATCGCAGAATACAAAACTCACGATAAGGACACCGGCTCGTCCGAAGTTCAGATCGCTCTGTTGACCGCTCGCATCAATCACCTGACCGAGCATCTTCGCACACATCGCAAAGACTTCCACAGCCGCCGCGGCCTTCTCCAGATGGCCAGCCGCCGCCGCAAGCTCCTCGATTACTTGAAGCGTAACAACCTTCCCAAGTACTCGGAGATCCTGCAAAAACTCAGCCTCCGTAAGTAA
- a CDS encoding methyl-accepting chemotaxis protein, translating into MKLTLRSRILGLGGIALVLIAGGAASTYFLNERVTHQSDLLLSLASQQTPAAVTQREAVQIAYHTAQHDLRLSLLIGSATALFLCAFATWGLARYLHQTLQKILIELDQACKATLDSADQLESASGHIADGAASQASALERSTASLDQMAGMTRRTADNAGEAKQLANLTRQSADTSGTDMAEMQRAMTAIQSSSGEISKIIKTIDEIAFQTNLLALNAAVEAARAGEAGVGFAVVADEVRSLAQRSVQAARETAQKIATASQRSEEGARITTKVTQSFAGITTNARKLDELISAIASDSQEQNQGIQEVTQAASAMDSVTQANTERTEETRELAQNLGTQAARVDRAIATLVMLIHARKPRPRKKPAAVLALTQSIEPEVAEPVAVAA; encoded by the coding sequence ATGAAACTCACCCTGCGCTCGCGCATCCTCGGCCTGGGCGGCATCGCCCTCGTCCTTATCGCCGGAGGAGCCGCCAGCACCTATTTTCTCAACGAACGCGTCACGCACCAGTCCGATCTCCTGCTCTCGCTCGCCTCTCAGCAAACGCCCGCCGCCGTCACCCAGCGCGAAGCCGTCCAGATCGCCTACCACACCGCGCAACACGACCTCCGTCTCAGCCTCCTCATCGGCTCCGCCACCGCCCTGTTTCTCTGCGCCTTCGCCACCTGGGGCCTCGCCCGCTACCTCCACCAGACGCTTCAAAAAATTCTCATCGAGCTCGATCAAGCCTGCAAAGCTACGCTCGATTCCGCCGACCAACTCGAATCCGCCAGTGGCCACATCGCCGACGGCGCTGCCAGCCAGGCCTCCGCTCTCGAGCGCAGCACAGCCTCTCTCGATCAGATGGCCGGCATGACTCGCCGCACCGCCGACAATGCCGGCGAAGCCAAGCAACTTGCCAATCTCACCCGTCAATCCGCCGACACCAGCGGCACCGACATGGCCGAAATGCAGCGCGCCATGACTGCGATCCAAAGCTCCAGCGGCGAGATTTCCAAGATCATCAAGACCATCGACGAAATCGCGTTTCAAACCAACCTCCTCGCCCTCAACGCCGCCGTCGAAGCCGCCCGCGCTGGTGAAGCCGGTGTTGGTTTCGCCGTCGTCGCCGACGAAGTCCGCAGCCTCGCCCAACGCAGCGTCCAAGCCGCCCGCGAGACTGCGCAAAAAATCGCCACCGCCTCCCAGCGAAGCGAAGAAGGCGCGCGCATTACCACCAAAGTCACCCAGAGTTTCGCCGGCATTACCACGAACGCCCGCAAACTCGACGAACTCATCTCCGCCATCGCTTCCGACTCCCAGGAACAGAACCAAGGTATTCAGGAAGTCACGCAGGCCGCCTCCGCGATGGACTCTGTCACTCAGGCCAACACCGAGCGCACCGAGGAAACCCGCGAGCTCGCCCAAAACCTCGGCACCCAGGCCGCCCGCGTCGACCGCGCCATCGCTACACTGGTCATGCTCATTCACGCCCGTAAGCCGCGTCCCCGGAAAAAGCCGGCTGCCGTCCTCGCGCTGACCCAATCCATCGAGCCCGAAGTCGCCGAGCCCGTAGCAGTCGCCGCCTGA